A region of Mesorhizobium sp. M3A.F.Ca.ET.080.04.2.1 DNA encodes the following proteins:
- a CDS encoding SDR family NAD(P)-dependent oxidoreductase yields MGKRNRLEGQTALITGGANGAGAASVVAFLEEGAKVAFVDRNGNAGRALETRLRNEGHQVLFIEADVAIDEQVNRAVQATYDKKRVALD; encoded by the coding sequence ATGGGTAAGCGCAATCGATTGGAAGGGCAGACCGCTCTAATAACCGGAGGCGCCAACGGCGCAGGTGCAGCATCAGTGGTTGCTTTCCTTGAGGAGGGCGCGAAAGTGGCGTTTGTCGACCGCAATGGCAACGCCGGACGTGCCTTGGAGACCAGGCTGCGCAACGAGGGCCACCAAGTTCTATTCATCGAGGCTGATGTCGCGATCGACGAGCAGGTAAATCGAGCTGTTCAAGCCACTTACGATAAGAAGCGCGTTGCGCTGGACTGA
- the ilvA gene encoding threonine ammonia-lyase IlvA, whose amino-acid sequence MNSFPSRVAAAAEAIRGIFPETPLQENDYLSKKTGARILLKREDLTPVRSYKIRGAFNFFRKALAAGNNAELFVCASAGNHAQGFAFVCRHFGKKGVVFMPVTTPQQKIDKTRLFGGDFVEIRLIGDFFDDCYRAAFEFTESAGAHMVPPFDHKDIIEGQATVACEIAAQMPGGRMPDFIMLPVGGGGLAAGVTHYFADLHRDTRFVFCEPAGAPSLKESLASGKRVRLAKVDNFVDGAAVAEIGREPLRYLKEFTADAMRLIPENRLCATMIEMLNVEGVVLEPAGALAIDALKDFSRKEIRGKTIVAVVSGGNFDFERLPDVKERALRFEGLKKYFIIRFPQRPGALRDFLEMLGPDDDIARFEYLKKSARNFGSVLIGIETKDRRNFDLLKANFDAEGVQYQDITDNETLAGFII is encoded by the coding sequence ATGAATAGTTTTCCTTCTCGTGTCGCCGCTGCGGCCGAGGCGATCCGCGGGATCTTTCCGGAAACGCCGCTGCAGGAGAACGACTATCTGTCGAAGAAGACCGGCGCACGCATTCTTCTCAAGCGCGAGGACCTGACGCCAGTCCGCTCCTACAAGATCAGGGGGGCCTTCAACTTCTTCCGCAAGGCGCTCGCCGCCGGCAACAACGCGGAACTGTTCGTGTGCGCCTCGGCCGGCAACCACGCGCAGGGCTTCGCCTTCGTCTGCCGCCATTTCGGCAAGAAGGGCGTCGTCTTCATGCCGGTGACGACGCCGCAGCAGAAAATCGACAAGACGCGGCTGTTCGGCGGCGATTTCGTCGAGATCAGGCTGATCGGCGATTTCTTCGACGATTGCTACCGCGCCGCCTTCGAATTCACCGAGAGCGCCGGCGCGCATATGGTGCCGCCCTTCGATCACAAAGACATCATCGAGGGCCAGGCGACGGTCGCCTGCGAGATCGCCGCTCAGATGCCCGGCGGGCGCATGCCCGACTTCATCATGCTTCCGGTCGGAGGCGGAGGGCTCGCCGCCGGAGTAACGCACTACTTCGCCGACCTGCACCGCGACACGCGCTTCGTCTTCTGCGAGCCGGCGGGAGCGCCAAGCCTCAAGGAGAGTCTCGCCAGCGGCAAGCGGGTAAGGCTTGCCAAGGTCGACAATTTCGTCGATGGCGCGGCGGTGGCGGAAATCGGTCGCGAGCCGTTGCGCTACCTGAAGGAATTCACGGCCGACGCCATGCGGCTCATTCCGGAGAACCGGCTCTGCGCGACGATGATCGAAATGCTCAATGTCGAAGGCGTGGTGCTCGAGCCCGCCGGCGCATTGGCAATCGATGCGCTCAAGGATTTTTCGCGCAAGGAGATCAGGGGCAAGACGATCGTCGCGGTGGTTTCGGGCGGCAATTTCGACTTCGAACGGTTGCCGGACGTGAAGGAGAGGGCGCTACGCTTCGAGGGCCTGAAGAAGTATTTCATCATCCGTTTCCCGCAGCGGCCGGGCGCACTGCGCGATTTCCTCGAGATGCTCGGTCCGGACGACGACATCGCTCGCTTCGAGTATCTCAAGAAGTCGGCGCGCAATTTCGGCTCGGTGCTGATCGGCATCGAGACCAAGGACCGACGCAATTTCGACCTGCTGAAAGCCAATTTCGACGCCGAGGGCGTGCAATATCAGGACATCACCGACAACGAGACGCTGGCCGGGTTCATCATATGA
- a CDS encoding DUF2218 domain-containing protein: MLTSRADVATEHASRYLQQLCKHWAHKFPVEFDPHHGAIQLSLGRTVMDADAAALHIAVAADDAATLERLETVVADHIKRFAFREELTFDWKQAPSEAA; this comes from the coding sequence ATGCTGACCAGCCGCGCCGACGTCGCCACCGAACATGCCAGTCGCTATCTGCAGCAGCTCTGCAAGCATTGGGCGCACAAGTTTCCGGTCGAATTCGACCCGCATCACGGCGCCATTCAGCTGTCGCTCGGCCGCACCGTCATGGATGCTGATGCCGCCGCGCTCCACATTGCTGTCGCCGCCGATGATGCGGCCACGCTGGAACGGTTGGAAACCGTCGTCGCCGACCATATCAAGCGCTTCGCCTTCCGCGAGGAACTGACCTTCGATTGGAAGCAGGCTCCAAGCGAGGCTGCATAA
- a CDS encoding DUF1697 domain-containing protein, translating into MSGPEAKTFVALFSGINVGGNRIVKMAELRTFFEELGFRGVATYVQSGNAVFCANGDAAALRKQLEAAFEKKWGFHSRIMVRDCAWFEQMVKDNPYPEVAGEPTKLHACVLEREPTAEETKRLAEKCTGPERFEIKGDVLYLHAPDGLGKSVFANLIGRTLKVPVTARNWRSVLALLEMAGKAGHA; encoded by the coding sequence ATGAGCGGGCCCGAGGCAAAGACCTTCGTGGCGCTCTTCTCCGGCATCAATGTCGGGGGCAACCGCATCGTCAAGATGGCGGAGCTTCGGACATTCTTCGAGGAACTCGGCTTTCGCGGCGTCGCGACCTATGTGCAGAGCGGCAACGCGGTGTTCTGCGCGAATGGGGATGCCGCGGCGCTGAGGAAGCAACTCGAAGCGGCCTTCGAGAAGAAATGGGGATTCCATTCGCGCATCATGGTGCGCGATTGTGCCTGGTTCGAGCAGATGGTGAAGGACAACCCCTATCCGGAGGTTGCCGGCGAGCCGACCAAGCTGCACGCCTGTGTGCTTGAGCGCGAGCCAACCGCGGAGGAGACAAAGCGGCTCGCGGAAAAATGCACCGGGCCGGAGCGGTTCGAGATCAAGGGTGACGTGCTCTATCTGCATGCGCCGGACGGGCTCGGCAAATCGGTGTTTGCCAATCTCATCGGGCGAACGCTCAAGGTGCCGGTCACGGCGCGGAACTGGCGCAGCGTCCTTGCCCTGCTCGAGATGGCGGGCAAGGCCGGTCACGCATAG